The Mycobacterium seoulense genome has a window encoding:
- a CDS encoding PPE family protein — protein sequence MVPDFGLLPPEINSGLMYAGPGAGSMLAAAAAWAGLSAELGWAASSYATVIAALTSGPWLGPSAVAMAAAASPFVTWLAATAMDAEQVSTQAMVAAAAYEAAFAMTVPPPVIAANRAQLMALISTNFFGQNTPAIMATEAHYSEMWAQDAAAMTAYDASTLAVGAQLTSFAEPPDGLGPAPQAAASVTTETQSAMSDAQLLSSLFQSFGLSPSPTSGLSPLEMLSMGGEFAMQPMSMLVSQVLGQFMGGANPLMSGAVAGMPSMGSALASAGSALGAQAPSQLGAPAVLADAGRAGSIGALSVPPSWATEVQAPTSTAPVAGVPTTGVSQVTPSVPRVPFKPAVTTPGRGVAGVNPAIEAPRSGVLARPVVG from the coding sequence ATGGTGCCGGATTTTGGGCTGCTGCCGCCCGAGATCAACTCCGGTCTGATGTATGCCGGTCCGGGCGCGGGGTCCATGCTGGCCGCGGCCGCCGCCTGGGCGGGGTTGTCCGCCGAATTGGGATGGGCGGCGTCCTCGTATGCGACGGTGATCGCAGCGTTGACGAGCGGGCCGTGGCTGGGTCCCTCGGCCGTCGCGATGGCGGCCGCGGCCAGCCCGTTCGTCACCTGGTTGGCGGCGACCGCGATGGACGCCGAGCAGGTGTCGACCCAGGCGATGGTGGCGGCGGCGGCCTACGAGGCGGCGTTCGCGATGACGGTGCCGCCGCCCGTGATCGCCGCCAACCGCGCGCAGCTGATGGCGTTGATCTCGACGAACTTCTTCGGCCAGAACACCCCGGCAATCATGGCCACCGAGGCGCACTACTCCGAGATGTGGGCACAGGACGCCGCCGCGATGACCGCCTACGACGCCAGCACGCTGGCAGTGGGGGCGCAGTTGACGTCGTTCGCTGAACCGCCCGACGGCCTCGGCCCCGCGCCGCAGGCCGCGGCGTCGGTGACAACCGAGACGCAATCGGCGATGTCGGACGCCCAGCTGCTCTCGTCGCTGTTTCAGTCGTTCGGGCTCTCCCCGTCGCCGACTTCGGGGCTGTCGCCGCTGGAGATGCTCTCGATGGGCGGCGAGTTCGCCATGCAACCCATGAGCATGCTCGTCAGTCAGGTCCTGGGCCAATTCATGGGTGGCGCCAATCCGTTAATGAGCGGTGCTGTCGCCGGCATGCCGTCCATGGGTTCGGCCTTGGCCTCCGCCGGTTCCGCGCTGGGGGCGCAGGCCCCGTCGCAGCTGGGTGCTCCCGCGGTGTTGGCGGATGCGGGTAGGGCGGGTTCGATTGGGGCGCTGTCGGTTCCGCCGAGCTGGGCCACCGAGGTGCAGGCGCCTACATCGACCGCTCCGGTTGCCGGCGTGCCGACCACTGGTGTGAGTCAAGTGACGCCCAGCGTGCCGAGAGTGCCGTTCAAGCCGGCGGTGACCACACCCGGGCGCGGGGTGGCCGGTGTGAATCCGGCAATCGAGGCACCGCGCTCCGGTGTGCTGGCGCGCCCGGTGGTGGGCTAG
- the tesB gene encoding acyl-CoA thioesterase II — protein sequence MAIEEILDLEQLEVNIYRGRVFSPESGYFQRTFGGHVAGQSLVSAVRTVDPRYQVHSLHGYFLRPGDANEPTVFIVERTRDGGSFATRRVNAIQHGEIIFSMGASFQTDQEGIHHQDVMPAAPPPDGLPGLDSIKVFDDAGFKQFEEWDVCIVPREQLRLSPGKASQQQVWFRHRDPLPDDPVLHICALAYMSDLTLLGSAQVNHLDVRQHLQVASLDHAMWFMRAFRADEWLLYDQSSPSASGGRSLCQGKIFTQTGEMVAAVMQEGLTRFERGFQPSKQ from the coding sequence GTGGCAATCGAAGAGATCCTTGATCTCGAGCAACTCGAGGTCAACATCTATCGCGGTCGGGTGTTCAGCCCGGAGTCGGGATATTTCCAGCGCACGTTCGGCGGCCACGTCGCCGGCCAGTCGCTCGTCTCGGCGGTGCGCACGGTCGACCCGCGCTACCAGGTGCACTCGCTGCACGGCTACTTCCTGCGGCCCGGGGACGCCAACGAGCCCACCGTGTTCATCGTCGAGCGCACCCGCGACGGCGGCTCGTTTGCCACCCGGCGGGTCAACGCCATCCAGCACGGGGAAATCATCTTCAGCATGGGGGCGTCCTTCCAGACCGACCAGGAGGGCATCCACCACCAGGACGTCATGCCGGCCGCGCCGCCGCCCGACGGGCTGCCCGGCCTCGACTCGATCAAGGTGTTCGACGACGCCGGATTCAAGCAGTTCGAGGAGTGGGACGTCTGCATCGTGCCGCGCGAACAGCTTCGGCTGTCGCCCGGCAAGGCCTCCCAGCAGCAGGTGTGGTTTCGCCATCGCGACCCGCTGCCGGACGATCCGGTGCTGCACATCTGTGCGCTGGCCTACATGAGCGACCTCACGCTGCTGGGATCGGCGCAGGTCAACCACCTCGACGTGCGCCAGCATCTACAGGTGGCGTCGCTGGACCACGCGATGTGGTTCATGCGGGCGTTCCGGGCCGACGAGTGGCTGCTCTACGACCAGTCGTCGCCGTCGGCCAGCGGCGGCCGCTCCCTGTGCCAGGGCAAGATCTTCACCCAGACCGGCGAGATGGTGGCGGCGGTCATGCAGGAGGGGCTGACCCGCTTCGAGCGCGGATTCCAGCCCTCCAAACAGTGA
- a CDS encoding NUDIX hydrolase: MTWLVVAIAVLVGLLAVMGAWAYQTANRLDRLHVRYDLSWQALDGALARRAVVARAVAIDAYGGASEGRRLAALADVAEAAPRQARESCENELSAALALVDPASLPAGLIAELADAEARVVLARRFHNDAVRDTLALRERFLVRTLRLGGTAALPSYFEIVERPHALAHGDHGVLSHRTSARVVLLDETGAVLLLRGSDPAIGRADAPKWWITVGGEVGKGERLAEAAARELAEETGLRVAPGEMVGPVWRRDEVFEFNGALIDSEEFYFVHRTRRFEPSGVGRTDLERSYIHGHRWCDAADIVRLTAAGETVYPMQLSELLTDAAALAGGRAPGPLQSIR; encoded by the coding sequence ATGACGTGGTTGGTCGTCGCCATCGCGGTGCTCGTCGGGCTGTTGGCGGTCATGGGCGCCTGGGCCTACCAGACGGCCAACCGGCTGGACCGGCTGCACGTGCGCTACGACCTGTCGTGGCAGGCGCTCGACGGAGCGCTGGCGCGGCGGGCCGTGGTCGCGCGGGCGGTCGCCATCGACGCGTACGGCGGCGCGTCGGAGGGCAGGCGGCTGGCCGCGCTGGCCGACGTCGCCGAGGCCGCGCCGCGGCAGGCGCGCGAGTCCTGCGAGAACGAGCTTTCGGCTGCGCTGGCCCTCGTCGATCCGGCGTCGCTGCCGGCGGGACTGATCGCCGAGCTGGCCGACGCCGAGGCCCGGGTGGTGCTGGCCCGCCGCTTCCACAACGACGCGGTCCGGGACACCCTCGCACTGCGCGAGCGATTCCTGGTGCGGACCCTTCGTCTCGGCGGAACCGCCGCGCTGCCCAGCTATTTCGAGATCGTCGAGCGCCCGCACGCGCTGGCGCACGGCGATCACGGGGTGCTCAGCCACCGCACGTCGGCCCGCGTGGTGCTGCTCGACGAGACGGGTGCGGTGCTGCTGCTGCGCGGTTCTGACCCGGCGATCGGCCGCGCCGACGCGCCGAAGTGGTGGATCACCGTCGGCGGCGAGGTCGGCAAGGGGGAGCGGCTGGCCGAGGCCGCCGCCCGGGAATTGGCCGAGGAGACCGGGCTACGGGTCGCGCCCGGCGAGATGGTCGGCCCCGTCTGGCGGCGCGACGAGGTGTTCGAGTTCAACGGCGCCCTGATCGACAGCGAGGAGTTCTATTTCGTCCACCGCACCCGCCGGTTCGAGCCGTCGGGCGTCGGCCGGACCGACCTGGAACGCAGCTACATCCACGGCCACCGCTGGTGTGATGCCGCCGACATCGTCCGGCTGACGGCGGCCGGTGAGACGGTGTACCCGATGCAGCTGTCCGAACTGCTCACCGACGCGGCCGCGCTGGCGGGCGGCCGGGCGCCGGGCCCGCTGCAATCAATTCGCTGA
- the pdxS gene encoding pyridoxal 5'-phosphate synthase lyase subunit PdxS → MAEMLKGGVIMDVVTPEQARIAEGAGAVAVMALERVPADIRAQGGVSRMSDPDMIEGIIAAVTIPVMAKARIGHFVEAQILQSLGVDYVDESEVLTPADYTHHIDKWKFTVPFVCGATNLGEALRRISEGAAMIRSKGEAGTGDVSNATTHMRAIGGEIRRLTSMSEDELYVAAKELRAPYDLVVEVARAGKLPVTLFTAGGIATPADAAMMMQLGAEGVFVGSGIFKSGDPAQRAAAIVKATTFYDDPDVLAKVSRGLGEPMVGINVEQIAQPHRLAERGW, encoded by the coding sequence ATGGCCGAGATGCTCAAGGGCGGCGTCATCATGGACGTCGTCACCCCCGAGCAGGCCCGCATCGCCGAGGGCGCCGGCGCCGTCGCGGTGATGGCGCTGGAACGGGTGCCCGCCGACATCCGCGCCCAGGGTGGGGTGTCGCGGATGAGCGACCCCGACATGATCGAGGGCATCATCGCCGCGGTCACCATCCCGGTGATGGCCAAGGCGCGCATCGGGCATTTCGTCGAGGCGCAGATCCTGCAGAGCCTCGGCGTGGACTACGTCGACGAGTCCGAGGTCCTGACCCCCGCCGACTACACCCACCACATCGACAAGTGGAAGTTCACCGTGCCGTTCGTGTGCGGGGCGACCAACCTCGGCGAGGCCCTGCGGCGCATCAGCGAGGGCGCGGCGATGATCCGGTCCAAGGGTGAGGCCGGCACCGGGGACGTCTCCAACGCGACCACGCACATGCGGGCGATCGGCGGCGAGATTCGGCGGCTGACCTCGATGTCGGAGGACGAATTATACGTTGCCGCAAAGGAATTGCGCGCGCCATACGACCTCGTCGTCGAGGTGGCCCGGGCCGGCAAGCTGCCGGTCACCCTGTTCACCGCGGGCGGCATCGCCACCCCCGCCGACGCGGCCATGATGATGCAACTGGGCGCCGAGGGCGTCTTCGTCGGCTCGGGAATCTTCAAGTCGGGGGACCCCGCGCAGCGCGCCGCCGCCATCGTCAAGGCCACCACGTTCTACGACGACCCCGACGTGCTGGCCAAGGTGTCGCGCGGGCTGGGCGAGCCGATGGTGGGCATCAACGTCGAGCAGATCGCGCAGCCCCATCGGCTGGCCGAACGCGGCTGGTAA
- the pdxT gene encoding pyridoxal 5'-phosphate synthase glutaminase subunit PdxT — MSAPRIGVLALQGDTREHLAALREAGAESMPVRRRGELENVDGLVIPGGESTTMSHLLLDLDLLEPLRGLLADGLPAYGACAGMILLASEILDAGAGGREALPLRAIDMTVRRNAFGRQVDSFEGDIPFAGLDGPVRAVFIRAPWVERAGDGVQVLAEASGHTVAVRQGTKLATAFHPEMTGDRRVHRLFVDLVNGVA, encoded by the coding sequence GTGAGCGCGCCGCGCATCGGCGTGCTGGCGCTGCAGGGCGACACCCGTGAACACCTGGCCGCGCTGCGCGAAGCCGGGGCCGAATCGATGCCGGTGCGGCGCCGCGGCGAGCTCGAGAACGTCGACGGGCTGGTGATTCCCGGTGGGGAGTCCACGACCATGAGCCACCTGCTGCTCGACCTCGACCTGCTGGAGCCGTTGCGTGGGCTGCTCGCCGACGGGCTGCCCGCCTACGGCGCGTGCGCGGGCATGATCCTGCTGGCCAGCGAGATCCTCGACGCCGGCGCGGGCGGCCGGGAGGCGCTGCCCCTGCGTGCGATCGATATGACCGTGCGCCGCAACGCATTCGGGCGACAGGTCGATTCGTTCGAGGGTGACATACCGTTCGCCGGCCTGGACGGTCCGGTGCGCGCGGTGTTCATCCGCGCCCCGTGGGTCGAGCGCGCCGGTGACGGCGTGCAGGTGCTGGCCGAAGCCTCGGGGCACACGGTCGCGGTGCGGCAGGGCACGAAGCTGGCGACGGCGTTTCACCCCGAGATGACCGGAGACCGGCGCGTCCACCGGCTCTTCGTCGACCTCGTCAACGGCGTCGCCTGA
- a CDS encoding DUF350 domain-containing protein, translating into MYLAVEIGTVDLNPVMKGAVATILYFCVGMGVLLVGFYAVDVLTPGNLRRLVFIDRRPNAVVVAGAMYIALTVVIISAIANSYSQLGQGLVGVAVYGLMGVILLGIALLAMHLLIPGSFHEHIDEPELHPGSFAVALILLAVGGVTAAAVS; encoded by the coding sequence ATGTACCTCGCCGTCGAGATCGGCACCGTCGATCTCAATCCCGTCATGAAAGGCGCAGTCGCGACGATCCTGTACTTCTGTGTCGGCATGGGAGTACTTCTCGTCGGGTTCTACGCGGTCGACGTATTGACCCCGGGCAATCTGCGCCGGCTGGTATTCATCGACCGCCGCCCCAACGCCGTCGTCGTCGCCGGTGCCATGTACATCGCCCTGACCGTCGTCATCATCTCCGCCATCGCGAACAGCTATAGCCAGCTGGGCCAGGGGCTCGTCGGCGTGGCCGTATATGGGCTGATGGGCGTGATCCTGCTCGGAATAGCCCTGCTTGCAATGCATCTGCTGATACCGGGCAGTTTTCACGAGCACATCGACGAGCCCGAGCTGCATCCGGGATCGTTCGCCGTGGCGCTGATCTTGCTCGCCGTTGGAGGGGTCACGGCCGCCGCGGTGTCATGA
- a CDS encoding PE family protein, translating to MSFVITAPETLAAAATDLQGIGSAIAAADGAAATPTTMVFPPAADAVSVRTAALFAAIGQRYQEIGARAEAFHQQFVQTLIGSSDSYAQAEASNAAATQLAPALPSQQTVTGSLSLASQVQSTPTTSSSTNVALIMGGTGNPQPTPSYVTSVYSTYIAPHYPGYTPVGLTTPEDFWPVTGLTSETFGQSVRQGVSILNSAILSETGAGNHVVVLGYSQSATIATLEMRYLDALPAAIRPSSDLLSFVMLSDPNVPGTGILTHFIPGFGAFHVVTPVDTLYQTAIYTLQYDPIAYFPRSIFNIPADLNALLGFPYLHSAYPTLTAAQLATAIQTHIGMTTYYLIPQNLPLLDPLRMIPILGNPLADLLQPFVRPFIDFGYATGLPGPFQSLSVTAAGGLGPVAAQAIPESLAAGLSPPLDLHVSVSGLWIAESAN from the coding sequence ATGTCGTTCGTGATCACAGCCCCGGAGACGCTGGCAGCGGCCGCCACTGATTTGCAGGGGATCGGTTCGGCGATAGCCGCCGCGGACGGCGCGGCGGCCACCCCGACGACTATGGTGTTCCCCCCGGCCGCGGATGCGGTATCCGTCCGCACCGCGGCGCTGTTCGCGGCGATCGGCCAGCGCTATCAGGAGATCGGCGCGCGGGCGGAAGCGTTTCATCAGCAGTTCGTGCAAACGTTGATCGGCAGCAGCGATTCGTATGCCCAGGCGGAGGCCTCCAACGCGGCCGCCACGCAACTGGCGCCGGCCCTGCCCTCGCAGCAGACGGTGACCGGAAGCTTGAGCCTGGCAAGCCAAGTGCAAAGCACTCCGACGACGTCGTCGTCGACCAACGTGGCGTTGATCATGGGCGGCACCGGAAACCCGCAACCCACCCCGTCCTACGTGACTTCCGTCTACAGCACCTACATCGCCCCCCATTACCCCGGCTATACGCCGGTGGGTTTGACTACGCCCGAGGACTTCTGGCCCGTCACCGGCCTCACCAGCGAAACCTTCGGTCAGTCGGTCCGGCAGGGCGTATCGATACTCAACAGCGCCATCCTGAGCGAAACCGGCGCGGGCAATCACGTTGTCGTACTGGGCTATTCGCAGAGCGCCACGATCGCCACACTCGAAATGCGTTACCTGGACGCCTTACCCGCCGCCATCCGGCCGAGTTCGGACCTGCTGTCGTTCGTGATGCTCTCCGACCCGAACGTTCCGGGCACCGGCATCCTGACGCACTTCATCCCCGGCTTCGGCGCGTTTCACGTTGTGACTCCGGTGGACACGCTCTACCAGACCGCCATCTACACACTCCAATACGACCCCATCGCCTACTTCCCGCGGAGCATCTTCAACATCCCGGCGGACCTCAACGCCCTGCTGGGCTTTCCCTACCTGCACTCCGCATATCCGACCCTCACCGCCGCGCAGCTTGCCACCGCCATCCAGACGCACATCGGCATGACCACCTACTACCTGATTCCCCAGAACCTGCCGCTGCTGGACCCGCTGCGCATGATTCCCATCCTGGGCAACCCGCTGGCCGACCTGCTCCAGCCCTTCGTTCGGCCGTTCATCGACTTCGGCTACGCCACCGGTCTTCCCGGGCCGTTCCAGTCCCTCTCGGTCACCGCTGCCGGCGGCCTGGGCCCGGTTGCGGCGCAGGCGATCCCGGAATCCCTGGCCGCGGGACTGAGCCCGCCATTAGACCTCCATGTCTCGGTGAGCGGGCTGTGGATTGCGGAGTCAGCGAATTGA
- a CDS encoding YebC/PmpR family DNA-binding transcriptional regulator: MSGHSKWATTKHQKAVKDARRGKEFARLIKNIEVAARTGGGDPAGNPTLYDAIQKAKKTSVPNDNIERARKRGAGEEAGGADYQTIMYEGYGPNGVAVLIECLTDNRNRAAGEVRVAVTRNGGTMADPGSVSYLFTRKGVVTLEKNGLSEDDVLAAVLDAGAEDVNDLGDSFEVISEPTDLVAVRTALQDAGIDYESAEASFQPSVSVPVDVDGARKVFKLVDALEDSDDVQNVWTNVDLSDEVLAALDED, encoded by the coding sequence ATGAGCGGCCATTCCAAGTGGGCCACCACCAAGCACCAGAAGGCCGTCAAGGACGCGCGCCGAGGCAAGGAGTTCGCCCGGCTGATCAAGAACATCGAAGTCGCCGCGCGTACCGGCGGCGGCGACCCGGCGGGCAACCCGACGCTCTACGACGCCATCCAGAAGGCGAAGAAGACCTCGGTGCCCAATGACAACATCGAGCGCGCGCGCAAGCGCGGCGCGGGCGAGGAAGCCGGCGGCGCCGACTACCAGACGATCATGTACGAGGGCTACGGGCCCAACGGCGTGGCCGTGCTGATCGAATGCCTGACCGACAACCGCAACCGCGCGGCCGGCGAGGTCCGGGTGGCTGTGACCCGCAACGGCGGCACCATGGCCGATCCGGGCTCGGTGTCCTACCTATTCACCCGCAAGGGCGTGGTCACCCTGGAAAAGAACGGCCTGTCCGAGGACGACGTCCTGGCCGCGGTGCTGGACGCCGGCGCCGAGGACGTCAACGACCTGGGTGACAGCTTCGAAGTCATCTCGGAGCCAACGGATCTGGTCGCGGTGCGGACGGCTTTGCAGGATGCCGGCATCGACTACGAGTCCGCCGAGGCCAGCTTCCAGCCGTCGGTCAGCGTGCCGGTGGACGTTGACGGCGCACGGAAAGTATTCAAGCTCGTCGACGCCCTGGAGGACAGCGACGACGTGCAAAACGTGTGGACCAACGTCGATTTGTCCGACGAAGTGCTGGCAGCTCTCGACGAGGACTGA
- a CDS encoding polyamine aminopropyltransferase codes for MTSVELPASEVNPPAEPSARWRAVLLAAVAACAASGIVYELALLTLAASLNGGGIVATSLIVAGYIAALGVGALVVKPLLAHAAIAFVAVEVLLSVVGGLSAAALYTVFAFIDDESMWMLAVSTALIGGLVGAEVPLLMTMLQRGRMAPDADHAADTGRTLANLNAADYLGALLGGLVWPFLLLPQLGMIRGAAATGIVNLLAAAVVAVFVLRRIVSTRQLLTALCALAAALALLATLLARSADIETTSRQRLYADPIIAYQHSAYQEIVVTQRGNDMRLYLDGGLQFSTRDEYRYTESLVYPALGAGARSVLVLGGGDGLVARELLRQPGIAQIVQVELDPAVIQLARTTMRRANGGSLDSPRVKVVIDDAMRWLRSPHPDVVPAGGFDAVIVDLPDPDTPVLGRLYSTEFYALVGHALAADGLMVVQSGSPFSTQTAFWRTASSIRAAGYAVTPYHVYVPTFGDWGFALARRGASAPTPTVPPSAPPLRFLNQHVLDAATVFPDDTRPRPLEPSTLDNPRIVDDMRHGYD; via the coding sequence ATGACCTCCGTTGAGCTGCCGGCGTCAGAGGTGAACCCGCCCGCGGAGCCTTCGGCGCGCTGGCGGGCCGTGCTGCTGGCCGCGGTCGCCGCGTGCGCGGCGTCGGGCATCGTCTACGAACTCGCGCTGCTGACGCTGGCGGCCAGCCTCAACGGCGGCGGCATCGTCGCCACGTCGCTGATCGTCGCGGGCTACATCGCCGCGCTCGGCGTGGGCGCCCTCGTGGTCAAGCCGCTGCTGGCGCACGCGGCGATCGCCTTCGTCGCGGTGGAGGTGTTGCTGAGCGTCGTCGGCGGCTTGTCGGCGGCGGCGCTGTACACGGTGTTCGCGTTCATCGACGACGAGTCGATGTGGATGCTGGCGGTCAGCACCGCCCTGATCGGGGGGCTGGTCGGCGCCGAGGTGCCGCTGCTGATGACCATGCTGCAGCGCGGGCGCATGGCCCCCGATGCGGATCACGCGGCCGACACCGGCCGGACCCTGGCCAACCTCAACGCCGCCGACTACCTCGGCGCGCTGCTGGGCGGCCTGGTCTGGCCGTTCCTGCTGCTGCCGCAGCTGGGCATGATCCGCGGCGCGGCGGCCACCGGCATCGTCAATCTCCTGGCCGCGGCCGTCGTGGCGGTCTTCGTGCTCCGCCGGATCGTGTCCACCCGACAACTCCTGACGGCGCTGTGCGCGCTCGCCGCGGCACTCGCGCTGCTGGCCACGCTGCTGGCGCGGTCGGCCGACATCGAGACAACGAGCAGGCAGCGGCTCTACGCCGACCCGATCATCGCCTACCAGCACTCGGCCTACCAGGAAATAGTGGTAACCCAGCGCGGTAACGACATGCGCCTGTACCTCGACGGCGGCCTGCAGTTTTCCACCCGCGACGAGTACCGCTACACCGAAAGCCTGGTCTACCCCGCGCTCGGGGCCGGCGCCCGATCGGTCCTCGTCCTCGGGGGCGGCGACGGGCTGGTGGCCCGCGAACTGCTGCGTCAGCCGGGCATTGCCCAGATCGTGCAGGTGGAACTCGACCCCGCGGTGATTCAGTTGGCGCGCACCACCATGCGCAGGGCCAACGGCGGTTCGCTGGACAGCCCGCGGGTCAAGGTGGTGATCGACGACGCGATGCGCTGGTTGCGCTCGCCGCACCCGGACGTCGTCCCGGCCGGCGGCTTCGACGCGGTGATCGTCGACCTTCCCGACCCCGACACCCCGGTCCTGGGCCGGCTGTATTCGACCGAGTTCTACGCGCTGGTCGGGCACGCGCTGGCCGCCGACGGCCTCATGGTGGTCCAGTCGGGCAGCCCGTTCTCGACGCAGACGGCGTTCTGGCGCACCGCGTCGTCAATCCGCGCGGCCGGCTACGCGGTGACGCCGTACCACGTGTACGTGCCGACGTTCGGTGACTGGGGTTTCGCGCTGGCGCGCCGCGGGGCCAGCGCGCCCACGCCCACCGTGCCGCCCAGCGCGCCCCCGCTGCGCTTCCTCAATCAGCACGTCCTCGACGCCGCCACGGTGTTTCCCGACGACACCCGCCCCCGCCCGCTCGAGCCCTCGACGCTGGACAATCCGCGCATCGTCGACGACATGCGGCACGGCTACGACTAG
- a CDS encoding DUF4247 domain-containing protein, whose protein sequence is MSRNRLFVIAGALAVAAVACLVPGIILLQKNIGSYIAGHYHAYSHDANGTRYECSGPPDDVADTLAEYQAPQARAANGDNEYLRYSNNIVIVGPDGNRPCSIRLESLNAGYSHGAFIFLGPGFTPGSPSGGAGGSPGGPGGTK, encoded by the coding sequence GTGAGCCGCAACCGCCTGTTCGTGATCGCCGGCGCGCTGGCCGTGGCCGCCGTCGCGTGCCTCGTTCCCGGAATCATCTTGCTGCAGAAGAACATCGGCTCCTACATCGCCGGCCACTATCACGCGTACTCCCACGACGCGAACGGCACGCGCTACGAATGCAGCGGTCCACCCGACGACGTGGCCGACACGCTCGCCGAGTACCAGGCCCCCCAGGCCCGCGCCGCCAACGGCGACAACGAGTACCTGCGCTACAGCAACAACATCGTGATCGTCGGCCCCGACGGCAATCGCCCGTGCAGCATCCGCCTGGAAAGCCTGAACGCCGGGTACAGCCACGGCGCCTTCATCTTCCTCGGTCCCGGCTTCACCCCCGGCTCCCCCTCGGGCGGCGCCGGAGGCAGCCCGGGTGGCCCCGGCGGAACCAAGTGA
- a CDS encoding DUF4178 domain-containing protein, whose product MGSLLVVVAIVLFIASIVVLVIALRRPKQPGPPRGRQDPLSFNAMPEFGPRQLGPGAIVSYAGVDYVVRGSVTYHEGPFVWWEHLLEGGDQPIWFSVEEDDGRLELAMWVSRKDVQLQPGDQYVVDGVTFHESERGRASFTTEGTTGLPAGGEMEFVDCANADESALLSFERWAPGMPWEISTGKPVLTGELTVYPAPPPSSS is encoded by the coding sequence GTGGGATCACTGCTGGTCGTTGTCGCGATCGTGCTGTTCATCGCATCCATCGTCGTGCTCGTCATCGCTTTGCGGCGCCCCAAGCAGCCGGGCCCGCCGCGCGGACGCCAGGATCCCCTCTCCTTCAACGCGATGCCGGAGTTCGGCCCCCGCCAGCTCGGGCCCGGCGCCATCGTCAGCTACGCCGGCGTCGACTACGTGGTCCGCGGATCGGTGACGTACCACGAAGGCCCGTTCGTGTGGTGGGAGCACCTGCTCGAAGGCGGTGACCAGCCGATCTGGTTCAGTGTCGAGGAGGACGACGGGCGCCTCGAGCTGGCGATGTGGGTCAGCCGCAAGGACGTTCAGCTGCAGCCGGGTGACCAGTACGTCGTCGACGGGGTGACGTTCCACGAGTCCGAACGTGGTCGCGCCTCGTTCACCACCGAGGGCACCACGGGCCTGCCGGCGGGCGGCGAGATGGAGTTCGTCGACTGCGCCAACGCCGACGAGTCGGCGCTGCTCTCGTTCGAGCGTTGGGCGCCGGGCATGCCGTGGGAGATTTCGACCGGCAAGCCCGTGCTGACCGGCGAACTGACCGTGTATCCGGCGCCCCCGCCCTCGTCCTCCTAG
- a CDS encoding DUF2617 family protein, protein MPLHQLAVAPSDVSGQNLGLALNAPTPPPLATCVLHHPDGGALLLGVLGASHVVTVEHAAGRFSEEVSCTARGHGVDLPERTTARGYSLESRIDRHDEATFRRVARDLRDRCAREKGWLGGSFPGDDAALTALAAEPDGAGWRWQTWHLYPAGNGGMVVHTTSRWQP, encoded by the coding sequence GTGCCGCTTCATCAGCTCGCCGTAGCGCCCTCGGACGTTTCCGGGCAAAACCTCGGACTCGCGCTCAACGCGCCCACACCGCCCCCGCTGGCGACCTGCGTTCTGCACCACCCCGACGGCGGAGCGCTGTTGCTCGGGGTCCTCGGCGCGTCGCACGTCGTGACGGTCGAACACGCCGCGGGCCGGTTCTCCGAGGAGGTCTCGTGCACGGCACGCGGCCACGGCGTCGACCTGCCGGAGCGCACGACCGCGCGCGGCTATTCGCTGGAATCCCGCATCGATCGGCACGACGAGGCGACCTTCCGCCGCGTCGCGCGTGACCTTCGAGACCGGTGCGCGCGGGAAAAGGGTTGGCTCGGCGGCTCTTTCCCCGGTGACGACGCCGCGCTGACCGCGTTGGCCGCCGAACCCGACGGCGCCGGCTGGCGCTGGCAGACCTGGCACCTGTACCCGGCCGGCAATGGCGGCATGGTGGTCCACACGACGAGCCGGTGGCAGCCGTGA